A part of Haliotis asinina isolate JCU_RB_2024 chromosome 10, JCU_Hal_asi_v2, whole genome shotgun sequence genomic DNA contains:
- the LOC137299106 gene encoding cytochrome P450 3A13-like isoform X1 — protein MEIVGLADVPLYVLLTLAVAVLVYVHGIWNFNYFKKRGIPGPTPYPLLGNALSFSFFHKFNEWNRQYGDVCGIYIGRTPSYIISDLDILKEVFVKSFNTFRNRVKFSLVPFPLNLGVFFLDDEHWRRVRSIITPSFSSGKLRKMCAAINDCSRTLTANFSKAIGKKEGVIVKDYFGGYTMDVISRTAFGIKIDSQNDFNNAFVANAKLMFRQSNPRRLLPMLARFCPPLVWFIRRIGVFPNRVMHFFQTNILEMIKHRQNETKENREQRVDFLQLLVDAEITDDSVKQENDHTANGHASEKHTVRRLTTDEIVGQGILFFVAGYETTASTLTFASYSLAMNPEAQEKTYNEIKEILGNEEPNYDNIGKLKYLDNVITETLRLYPPAVALHRRASENIQIKGLTIYKGQNVFVPTFALQRDPKLFKDPDSFKPERHEEKANPLSFLAFGYGPRICIGMRLALVEAKIALVNALRTVKFERMSDTQEVLTFKKSNILQPEKDIKLKVSARC, from the exons ATGGAGATCGTGGGTCTCGCGGACGTCCCATTGTATGTCCTGTTAACCCTGGCAGTGGCTGTACTGGTCTACGT ACATGGAATCTGGAACTTCAATTACTTCAAGAAACGTGGCATCCCTGGACCAACACCATACCCTCTTTTAGGAAACGCCCTCTCATTT TCTTTCTTCCACAAATTCAATGAATGGAACCGACAGTACGGAGATGTGTGTGG GATATATATTGGAAGGACGCCATCCTACATTATATCGGATCTGGACATCCTGAAGGAGGTGTTTGTCAAGAGCTTCAACACTTTCAGAAACCGGGTG AAATTCTCATTGGTGCCTTTCCCATTAAATTTGGGTGTGTTTTTCTTGGACGATGAGCACTGGCGGAGAGTGAGAAGCATCATAACACCGAGCTTCAGCAGCGGCAAACTGAGGAAG ATGTGCGCTGCCATCAACGATTGCTCAAGGACTCTCACAGCTAACTTCTCTAAAGCCATTGGGAAAAAGGAAGGGGTGATCGTGAAAGA CTACTTTGGAGGTTACACTATGGACGTGATTTCACGGACTGCCTTTGGTATAAAAATCGACTCTCAGAACGATTTCAACAATGCATTTGTCGCTAATGCTAAATTGATGTTTAGACAGTCAAACCCAAGAAGACTACTTCCAATGCTAGCAC GCTTCTGTCCACCATTGGTATGGTTTATCCGCAGGATTGGAGTTTTTCCAAATAGAGTGATGCACTTTTTTCAAACTAATATCTTGGAAATGATCAAACATcgacaaaacgaaacaaaggaAAATAGAGAG CAGAGGGTCGACTTCCTGCAACTCTTGGTGGACGCTGAGATAACGGACGATTCAGTTAAACAAGAAAACGATCATACAGCCAATGGTCATGCCTCGGAGAAACATACAGTCAGGC GTTTGACAACGGATGAAATAGTTGGTCAAGGGATCCTGTTCTTCGTTGCTGGATACGAGACAACGGCTTCCACACTGACATTTGCATCGTACAGTCTAGCAATGAACCCGGAAGCACAGGAGAAGACTTATAATGAAATCAAAGAAATTCTTGGAAAT GAGGAACCAAACTACGACAACATTGGGAAACTGAAGTATCTGGACAACGTCATCACCGAGACGCTCAGACTCTACCCACCAGCCGTTGC ATTGCATCGCAGAGCGTCTGAGAATATTCAGATCAAAGGCCTGACAATTTACAAGGGTCAGAATGTCTTCGTGCCTACCTTTGCACTACAAAGAGACCCTAAGCTCTTCAAGGATCCAGATTCCTTCAAACCTGAAAG GCATGAAGAAAAAGCCAACCCACTGTCCTTCTTGGCGTTCGGATACGGTCCAAGAATCTGTATTGGGATGCGCCTGGCCCTGGTTGAGGCTAAAATAGCGTTGGTTAATGCTCTGAGAACAGTGAAGTTTGAACGTATGTCGGATACACAG GAAGTATTGACGTTTAAAAAGTCCAACATTCTGCAACCAGAAAAGGACATTAAGCTGAAAGTATCGGCAAGATGCTAA
- the LOC137299106 gene encoding cytochrome P450 3A13-like isoform X2, translating into MEIVGLADVPLYVLLTLAVAVLVYVHGIWNFNYFKKRGIPGPTPYPLLGNALSFSFFHKFNEWNRQYGDVCGIYIGRTPSYIISDLDILKEVFVKSFNTFRNRVKFSLVPFPLNLGVFFLDDEHWRRVRSIITPSFSSGKLRKMCAAINDCSRTLTANFSKAIGKKEGVIVKDYFGGYTMDVISRTAFGIKIDSQNDFNNAFVANAKLMFRQSNPRRLLPMLARFCPPLVWFIRRIGVFPNRVMHFFQTNILEMIKHRQNETKENRERVDFLQLLVDAEITDDSVKQENDHTANGHASEKHTVRRLTTDEIVGQGILFFVAGYETTASTLTFASYSLAMNPEAQEKTYNEIKEILGNEEPNYDNIGKLKYLDNVITETLRLYPPAVALHRRASENIQIKGLTIYKGQNVFVPTFALQRDPKLFKDPDSFKPERHEEKANPLSFLAFGYGPRICIGMRLALVEAKIALVNALRTVKFERMSDTQEVLTFKKSNILQPEKDIKLKVSARC; encoded by the exons ATGGAGATCGTGGGTCTCGCGGACGTCCCATTGTATGTCCTGTTAACCCTGGCAGTGGCTGTACTGGTCTACGT ACATGGAATCTGGAACTTCAATTACTTCAAGAAACGTGGCATCCCTGGACCAACACCATACCCTCTTTTAGGAAACGCCCTCTCATTT TCTTTCTTCCACAAATTCAATGAATGGAACCGACAGTACGGAGATGTGTGTGG GATATATATTGGAAGGACGCCATCCTACATTATATCGGATCTGGACATCCTGAAGGAGGTGTTTGTCAAGAGCTTCAACACTTTCAGAAACCGGGTG AAATTCTCATTGGTGCCTTTCCCATTAAATTTGGGTGTGTTTTTCTTGGACGATGAGCACTGGCGGAGAGTGAGAAGCATCATAACACCGAGCTTCAGCAGCGGCAAACTGAGGAAG ATGTGCGCTGCCATCAACGATTGCTCAAGGACTCTCACAGCTAACTTCTCTAAAGCCATTGGGAAAAAGGAAGGGGTGATCGTGAAAGA CTACTTTGGAGGTTACACTATGGACGTGATTTCACGGACTGCCTTTGGTATAAAAATCGACTCTCAGAACGATTTCAACAATGCATTTGTCGCTAATGCTAAATTGATGTTTAGACAGTCAAACCCAAGAAGACTACTTCCAATGCTAGCAC GCTTCTGTCCACCATTGGTATGGTTTATCCGCAGGATTGGAGTTTTTCCAAATAGAGTGATGCACTTTTTTCAAACTAATATCTTGGAAATGATCAAACATcgacaaaacgaaacaaaggaAAATAGAGAG AGGGTCGACTTCCTGCAACTCTTGGTGGACGCTGAGATAACGGACGATTCAGTTAAACAAGAAAACGATCATACAGCCAATGGTCATGCCTCGGAGAAACATACAGTCAGGC GTTTGACAACGGATGAAATAGTTGGTCAAGGGATCCTGTTCTTCGTTGCTGGATACGAGACAACGGCTTCCACACTGACATTTGCATCGTACAGTCTAGCAATGAACCCGGAAGCACAGGAGAAGACTTATAATGAAATCAAAGAAATTCTTGGAAAT GAGGAACCAAACTACGACAACATTGGGAAACTGAAGTATCTGGACAACGTCATCACCGAGACGCTCAGACTCTACCCACCAGCCGTTGC ATTGCATCGCAGAGCGTCTGAGAATATTCAGATCAAAGGCCTGACAATTTACAAGGGTCAGAATGTCTTCGTGCCTACCTTTGCACTACAAAGAGACCCTAAGCTCTTCAAGGATCCAGATTCCTTCAAACCTGAAAG GCATGAAGAAAAAGCCAACCCACTGTCCTTCTTGGCGTTCGGATACGGTCCAAGAATCTGTATTGGGATGCGCCTGGCCCTGGTTGAGGCTAAAATAGCGTTGGTTAATGCTCTGAGAACAGTGAAGTTTGAACGTATGTCGGATACACAG GAAGTATTGACGTTTAAAAAGTCCAACATTCTGCAACCAGAAAAGGACATTAAGCTGAAAGTATCGGCAAGATGCTAA
- the LOC137299106 gene encoding cytochrome P450 3A13-like isoform X3 has product MEIVGLADVPLYVLLTLAVAVLVYVHGIWNFNYFKKRGIPGPTPYPLLGNALSFSFFHKFNEWNRQYGDVCGIYIGRTPSYIISDLDILKEVFVKSFNTFRNRVKFSLVPFPLNLGVFFLDDEHWRRVRSIITPSFSSGKLRKMCAAINDCSRTLTANFSKAIGKKEGVIVKDYFGGYTMDVISRTAFGIKIDSQNDFNNAFVANAKLMFRQSNPRRLLPMLARFCPPLVWFIRRIGVFPNRVMHFFQTNILEMIKHRQNETKENREQRVDFLQLLVDAEITDDSVKQENDHTANGHASEKHTVRRLTTDEIVGQGILFFVAGYETTASTLTFASYSLAMNPEAQEKTYNEIKEILGNEEPNYDNIGKLKYLDNVITETLRLYPPAVALHRRASENIQIKGLTIYKGQNVFVPTFALQRDPKLFKDPDSFKPERHEEKANPLSFLAFGYGPRICIGMRLALVEAKIALVNALRTVKFERMSDTQARDD; this is encoded by the exons ATGGAGATCGTGGGTCTCGCGGACGTCCCATTGTATGTCCTGTTAACCCTGGCAGTGGCTGTACTGGTCTACGT ACATGGAATCTGGAACTTCAATTACTTCAAGAAACGTGGCATCCCTGGACCAACACCATACCCTCTTTTAGGAAACGCCCTCTCATTT TCTTTCTTCCACAAATTCAATGAATGGAACCGACAGTACGGAGATGTGTGTGG GATATATATTGGAAGGACGCCATCCTACATTATATCGGATCTGGACATCCTGAAGGAGGTGTTTGTCAAGAGCTTCAACACTTTCAGAAACCGGGTG AAATTCTCATTGGTGCCTTTCCCATTAAATTTGGGTGTGTTTTTCTTGGACGATGAGCACTGGCGGAGAGTGAGAAGCATCATAACACCGAGCTTCAGCAGCGGCAAACTGAGGAAG ATGTGCGCTGCCATCAACGATTGCTCAAGGACTCTCACAGCTAACTTCTCTAAAGCCATTGGGAAAAAGGAAGGGGTGATCGTGAAAGA CTACTTTGGAGGTTACACTATGGACGTGATTTCACGGACTGCCTTTGGTATAAAAATCGACTCTCAGAACGATTTCAACAATGCATTTGTCGCTAATGCTAAATTGATGTTTAGACAGTCAAACCCAAGAAGACTACTTCCAATGCTAGCAC GCTTCTGTCCACCATTGGTATGGTTTATCCGCAGGATTGGAGTTTTTCCAAATAGAGTGATGCACTTTTTTCAAACTAATATCTTGGAAATGATCAAACATcgacaaaacgaaacaaaggaAAATAGAGAG CAGAGGGTCGACTTCCTGCAACTCTTGGTGGACGCTGAGATAACGGACGATTCAGTTAAACAAGAAAACGATCATACAGCCAATGGTCATGCCTCGGAGAAACATACAGTCAGGC GTTTGACAACGGATGAAATAGTTGGTCAAGGGATCCTGTTCTTCGTTGCTGGATACGAGACAACGGCTTCCACACTGACATTTGCATCGTACAGTCTAGCAATGAACCCGGAAGCACAGGAGAAGACTTATAATGAAATCAAAGAAATTCTTGGAAAT GAGGAACCAAACTACGACAACATTGGGAAACTGAAGTATCTGGACAACGTCATCACCGAGACGCTCAGACTCTACCCACCAGCCGTTGC ATTGCATCGCAGAGCGTCTGAGAATATTCAGATCAAAGGCCTGACAATTTACAAGGGTCAGAATGTCTTCGTGCCTACCTTTGCACTACAAAGAGACCCTAAGCTCTTCAAGGATCCAGATTCCTTCAAACCTGAAAG GCATGAAGAAAAAGCCAACCCACTGTCCTTCTTGGCGTTCGGATACGGTCCAAGAATCTGTATTGGGATGCGCCTGGCCCTGGTTGAGGCTAAAATAGCGTTGGTTAATGCTCTGAGAACAGTGAAGTTTGAACGTATGTCGGATACACAG GCGagggacgactaa